In Halosimplex halophilum, the genomic stretch CGCCGCCGCGATGGTCCAGGGCACGATGATCGACTCGCTGCTGCGCCACCTCCTGCCGGTCCTCGCGTTCGCCACGCTCGTCCCCGCCGTCGACCTGGCTACCGTCGCCGGCCTCGACCGCGTCGTCGTCGTGCACGTCCAGGTCGTCTTCGTCATCATGACCGCCACCGCCCTCATGACCGCCACCATCAAACTCCGACAGAACCTCGCGGGTCTGTGACTGCCAGTGGATTGCCGAATCGGCGCGCGCTGGAGCGCGCGTTCATGCGCGCGACCGTAGCCGCGCGAGGGATGAGCACCGCACGCCGCAGGCGCGCGGAGCGCAAGAGGCTGGGGAGGCGTGAGGCCCCCTGCGGTGCTGTGCGGGGCGGTCGCGGTGCCGTGCGGTTCTGGTGGACTGAACGGGCGAGGCGCGCTCGCGTGCAGTTCAGTCGTCTGAGCGACCCGTATCCGAAGCGGCCCTTGGGCCGCGAGGATATGTCGCTCAGCGACCGCGAGCGCGCCGAGGGCTTTCATCGCTAACTGTTTCCCGCGGTTGACCCTCCAGCTAGCGGGCGCGCCGAGGGCTTTCAGCGCCTGCCGTCGCATGCAGTCGATCCGGGTCACAGCGAGCGCGTCGAGAGAACCCAGCGCCGGCCAGCACCCACTCGAACCACGTCGACTCGAAAGAACGAAAGCCGAGATCCGCCACATGACACACCATGGACGAGTACGCGCACGTCGTCAACGTCGACGGGGTGGTCGCGAGAGCGCGCGGCGACGGAAATGGATCCGAGGACGGAGACGAACCCGCGGACGGGACCGGCGCACTCGACGACCGGACCACGGAGTACCTGTTCGTCGAGCGGAGCGAAGCCGAGGACCACGCGGCCGGGCTTCTGGGGCTGCCGGGCGGGAAACTCGAACCCGAACCCGGCGTCGACCACGCGATCGAGAGTACGGTCAGACGCGAGATCGCGGAGGAGGTCGGCGTCACCGTCGGCGAGGTCGCGTACGTCTGCAGCGGGACCTTCGAGACGGACACCGGCCACCAGTGTCTGAACGTCGTCACGCGCTGCGAGTACGACGGCGGCGAGGCCCGCGTTCGCGACCCCGAGGAGGTCGCGGCGGTCCACTGGCTCACGCTGGACGAACTCCGGGCTCGCGAGGACGTGCCGGCGTTCACCGAGACGTACGTCGAGCGCGCCGCGGCGGTCCGCGGATCGGACTGACTCGGCGGCCGGGCGGCCCGCTCACAGCCGCTCGCGGTCGACGCGGACCCGCTCGAACTCCTCGACGGCGAGCCAGCCGCCCCACACCGCGAAGGCGGCCGCCCCGAACAGTTCCGGGATGGCGATCCCCGGCGGGAACCACGGGAACAGGAACCACCAGGTCCACGAGACGACGTGCAGGACGCCGAGCAACACTAGCACGAGCCCGCGGAGTTCCCGGCCGGCGGCGTAGTCGCCGCCGCCCCACAGGAACACGGCGAGCGTCAGGAACAGGAAGAAGGGGACGGCGACCAGCCCGTGCAGCGGGTGCGGCAGCGGGAACACGCCCACGAACGCCATGAACAGCATGGCGAGCAGGGCGAAGATGCCGCCGGCCTTCCGGATCGGGTGGTCGGTGTCGGCGAGCACGGCGACGACGAAGCCGGCGCCGAGCGCGCCGCCGACGAGGAGGGCACCGTTGAAGATCGGCGCCGTCGGGACGCCGCGCGCGCCCAGATCCGAGAGGGCGTAGTACAGCGGCGAGAACCACGGCGCCGCGGCCATCGCGTAGACGACGCCGCCGAACGCGACGAGGACGGCCGCGAGCCCGACGGCGGGCGGGACCAGCGGACGGAGGGGGTCGTAGTCGGCCATACCGCGCGCTGGGTCCGCCCCCACGAAAAAAGACGGGGTCGACGACGTTCTGTTTATATTGTGAGTCGAGTAGTTATTTCTGGTTGTTCTGGTGCGGAAGAAACGAGCACGACAGCGACCGCAGTGGACAGCAGGCGGTGAAAGCCCTCGGCGCGTTCGCTAGCAGTCGTATCTACCGCACCCGACGGTAAGCGCTGAAAGCCCTCGGCGCGCTCGCGGTCGCTGAGCGGGATATCCGCGCTCTCGGCACCGCCCGCGCGGATAGTGGCCCGCTCAGGCGACGCCCGGCGCGAGCGCGCCTCGCCCTTTCAGTCCGCCAGGAACAGCACAGCACCACAGACAGCCACGAGCCTCCCCAGCCGATTCGCTCCTATCGTCGCTCATCCCTCGCGCGGCTATTTCGAGCGGCCCGCCAGGAGGCGGGCACGCTCACGGCAGAGCCGTTCGCATCGAGGCGCTCCGAAGTCGCGCCTCGCACCGCTCGACAGCGCACGCCGACCGCACCGCGACCGCTCACTACAACAGCCGTCACCTGCACTGAGCATCCGCGCGCCTGCGGCGCGCGGTTCGACCGCCGGAGCGGGGCGAAGCCCCGCGGAGGCGGCCTTTTTCACCCATGTTTTTGCCGCCCGGGTTCCCCGCAGCGCGCCTCCGGCGCGCGAGGAAACCCGGGCGGGAAAAAGATGGTTAGAAACTGTCTTTGATCTTCTCGAAGAAGCCCTGGCCCACGTCGACCTCCTCGCCGCCGGCCTCGGCGAAGGCTTCGAGGGCTTCCCTCTGTTCGCTGTTGAGGTCGTCGGGGGTGACGACCTGGACCTGGACGTAGAGGTCGCCGTCGCCCCGGCGGCGCAGGCGGGGCATCCCCTTGCCGGAGAGGCGGAAGGTCTCGCCGCTCTGGGTGCCGGCGGGCACGTCGAGTTCGACGGCGCCGTCGAGCGTCGAGATCTCGATAGTGTCGCCGAAGACCGCCTGCGGGAAGGAGATGGGCTCCTGGCGGTGCAGGTCCGCGCCGTCGCGCTCGAAGTCGGGGTGATCCCGAACGGAGACTTCGATGAGGAGGTCGCCCTTGGGGCCGCCGCGCTCGCCGGGGGCGCCCTCGCGCTCCATGCGGAGGGTCTGGCCGTCCTCGATGCCGGCGGGCACCTCGACGGAGAGGGAGGCGTCCTCGCGGACGACGCCGTCGCCGCGGCAGGTCGAACAGGTCTCCTCGTAGACGGTGCCCTCGCCCTCGCAGTGGCGGCAGGTCTGCCGTTGCTGGACGCGGCCCATCGGCGTCTGCTGGGTGGTCGTGGTCTGCCCGCGGCCGTTGCACTCGGGACACTGCCGGGAGTCGGTGCCCGGCGGGTGGCCCTTCCCGTTGCAGTCCGGACAGGTGTCCGGCCGGGTGACGTTGAGCTCCTTCTCGACGCCGTGGTAGGCGTCTTCGAGGTCGATCTCCAGGGTGGTTCGCAGGTCCCGACCCTGGCGGGGGCGATTGGAGTCGCCGCGACCCCCGCCACCGCCGAAGAACGTCTCGAAGATGTCGGACATGTCGCCGAAGGGGCCCTGGCCGCCTCCGCCGCCCATGCCGCCCATACCGCCCATTCCCCCCATGCCGCCGGCGCCGGCGCCGCCGTTGTCGGTGGCACCGTGCTTGTCGGCCTCGACGTAGCGGTCGTGGCCGAGCTGGTCGTACATCTGGCGCTGTTCCTCGTCGGTGAGGACCTCCTTGGCCTTCTTGACCTTCTTGAACTTCTCCTCGGCGTCGTCCTCGTCGCTCACGTCGGGGTGGTACTCCCGGGCTTTCTCCCGGTAGGCCTGCTGGATCTCCTCCTCGCTGGCGTCCCGGGAGACCCCCAGCACCTCGTAGAAGTCCTCGCTCATCGCTTGTGCCGGTGTAGACGATTGAGGTACTTCAATAGAACGGGTCTGGGATCGCGGCGGCCGAGGGGCGGACGACCGCGGCCGCCGGTCCGACCCGGGCGCCCGTCGGGGTCGTCGGTCCGGACGCCCGGGCGGTCACGGGCGAGCCTGCGGGCTATCGGCGGGCGGTCAGCCGCCGTCGGTCGCGGTGTCGGTCGGGGTACCCGTGGCGGTGTCGGTGCCGTTGTCCCCCTCGTCGTCGGCGAGCCACCAGTCCTCGTTATCGAGCAGGTCGTCCTCCTCGTCCTCGCCGACCGGGCTGAAGTTGATCGTCGTGAGCCACCCCTCCGTGTCGAACAGCGTGAACTCGGGGTCGATCGTGAACACCTCCGGCTGGACCGTGCCGTCGTCGGCGGTGTCGCCCGCGTCGTCGACGACGTAGCCGGCCTCCTCGTCGTACTCGGGGAGCTCGGCCTCCTCGGCGACGAAGATGGTCGCCCGCTCGCCGGTCCCGAGGTAGCGGATCATCCGCGTGTTGTAGTCCGACCAGACGTTGTCGCGGACCTCCTCGACGTTCGGGACCCACTCTATCACCGGCGACGTGACGACGAAGTCCGCTCTCGGGCGCACGCTGTCGGTGAACAGGATCGCCTTCTGGGACTCCTGCACTCCGGCGTCGTCGCCGTCGTCGTCGTCCTGTGCCGCCGCGACGCCCGCGCCGGACGCGGCGGCGGTGCCCGCGGCCGCGAGCGCGCTCTTTTTCATCACTGATCGGCGCGATTCCTCCGGGGTGTCGAACGGCAGGACGGAGTCGTCTGTCATCGTGTGTCCCCGTGCGTCGGTTGCGGAGCCACGCTGAACAGTCCGGAGCCTGCCATCGAAACGGACACGCCGCCGTCGCCGGGGCGCTCACGCGCCGACGACAGGCGGAGTGGGGAGAGCGTCCACGCCCGCCGTTCGCGGCCGCGTTGCGGCCGCTACCGCGCGATAGTCGACTCCTCTCGCCGTCCGCCCGGCTTGCAAGTTCCGCGGCGGCGGTTCGTCCCGCGGTCGACAGCTCGCCGCTCAGTCGCGGAACGGCGGCGAGTCGAACGCCGCGCCGCAGCCGTCGCACGCCGCGACGACCGCGCCGCCGTCGTCGAGCGCGAGCGTCAGCGCGTCCCTCCCGCAGTCCGGGCACGGCGCCGGGACGCGCTCGGCGCCGCAGGCGGGACACCGGAACGACAGCGCGTCGCCCGCGGCGTCGAGGGCGAAGTCAGCCTCGCCGCAGTCGGGACAGCGGACGGGCACGCGAACGTCGGTGGTCTCCCTCGGCGCGCCGATAGCGAGCGCGACCAGGTCGTCGTCGCCGCGGTTGTCCCCCGACTGGTACTCGCCGGGGGCGAACCGGACCGCCTCGCCCGCGGGGACGGTGACTACCCGGCCGCTCCGGGCGGTATTCGACCCGCCCGGGTCGTCGGGATCCCGACCGGGGAGCGTCTCGAACGTCGCGGTGCCGTCGAGGACGACGAACACCTCCTCCTGGTCGGCGTGGGTGTGGAGCCCGCTCGGGAACCCCTCGCCGGGCGGGATCCGGTAGCGGTTGATCGCGACGCCGTCGGTGGCCAGCGGGTCGGAGAGCCCGCGGCGGTCGACGCCGGCGGTCGGTCCGTCGGTCGGCTCGTCGAACGCGACGCGTTCCATGTCGGCCACTCGCGGCCGAGCGAGAAATCTCTGTGGGCGCCAGGGGGCGACCCGACCGCCGACCGCGCTCACACACCGAGCCACTCGTCATTGCGGACCTCGTAGCCGTTCGACCGACAGAACTTCGCTGCCCGCCGCCGCACGTCCCGGGACCCCGGGAGTCTCTCTTTCTCGCGGATGCGCTCGACGATCCAGTCGGCGACGACCGGGATCCCCTCGTCGTCGTCGACGGCGTCGATGGCTCTGAGCTCCCGGAAGGTCCGCTCGTACCCCTCGTACTGGGAACTCCCGAACTCGACGCCCCGGAGTTCGTCGGCCGCCTCGACGATCCGTCGCATCGCCGCGGCGACCGTCGGGCGCTGGACGCGCGCGCGGACCGCCTCGGGCGAGTCGTACGCCTCGCGCTCGGACCGCGGGAGCAGCTCCGCCAGGTCGTGGGTCTCCCCCTCGGACTCGACGGTGTGGTAGCCGACCGCCTCGACGAGCTCCAGCCCCGTCGCCGGGAACGTCACCGCGTCGAGCTCGGTTTCGAGGTCCGCCAGTTCGCGCTCGTCGACCGGCGGTTCGGTCTCGTCGCCGCGTTCGAGCTCCTCCAGCATCGCCCGCGTTCGCTGTCGGTTCGCCTCGTCCCGGGCCTGCTTGTCTCTCCCCGCTCTGTCGTCTGGCATCCCGTGAATTTGGAGTCGGGCGCGGATAACCCTGTGGTCGGCACGGTCCGGCCGGCGTCGCCCCGCGGTCGAACCGTTCGGTCGACGCCCCCACGTGTCCGTTCGGTTTCAAAAACGGGCTTCAGCGAACGCCTTTACCGACGGCGACCGAGATGTGTGGTATGGCAACGGAGTCCACGGACGGGCCGGACGGCTACGAGGCGGCGGCCGACCTCGACGCGCTCCGCGAGGACGGGCGGGCGGTGACGACGGTCGGCGGTCACAGCATCGCGCTCTTCCACCACGAAGGGGAGGTGTACGGGGTGGACAACCGCTGTCCGCACATGGGGTTTCCCCTGTCGAAGGGGACCGTCGAGGACGGGCTGCTGACGTGTCACTGGCACCACGCGCGGTTCGAGCTGTCCTGCGGGGACACGTTCGACATCTGGGCCGACGACGTGCAGACGTTCCCGACGGCGGTCCGCGAGGGCACGGTGTACGTCGACCCCGACCCCGAGACGGACGTGGCACCGGAGGTCCACTGGCGCAACCGACTCGTCGACGGCATGGCCGAGAACCTCTCGCTCGTGCTCGCCAAGAGCGCGATCCACCTCGACGGCCTCGGCGAGGGGTTCGCGACCCCGCTGGAGACGGCGGTCGACTTCGGGACGAAGTACCGCGCCGACGGCTGGGGGCGCGGGCTGACCACGCTGGGCGCGATGGCGAACCTCTACGACGAGGTCGACCACGACGAGAAACAGCGGGCGATGTTCGTCGGCGTCCGCGAGGTGGCGAGCAACTGCGCGGGCGAGCCCCCCAGGTTCGACCAGTACGCGCTGGACAACGAGGACCTCTCGAAGGACCGCCTGAAGTCGTGGTTCCGCGAGACCTGCGAGGTCCGCGACGCGGACGGCGCGGAGCGCTGCCTGCGGGCGGCGACCGCCACGCTCCCGCCCGAGGACCTCGCCGAGATCCTCGTCGCCGCCGCGACCGACCACCTCTACATGAACAGCAGCCACACGGTCGACTTCATCAACAAAGCGTTCGAGACGCTCGACCACGTCGGCTGGGAGAAGGCGCCGGACGTGCTGGCGGCGACGGTCGACACGATCACCGACGGCTCCCGCGCCGAGGAGACGAGTTCCTGGCGCCAGCCGGTCGACGTGGCCGAACTCTGTTTCGACGCCGACGGCGACATCGCCGAGCTCTCGGCGGCGGGCGCCGGGGAGTCCTGGGAGCGGCCCGACGACTTCGTCGACCGGCTGCTCGGCGACGATCCCCACGCCATCGACGAGGCGCTCCGGGACGCGGTCCGGAACGGTGCGACGACCGAGCAACTGGCCCACGCGGTCGCCGTGGCGGCGCTCCGGCGGGTCGCGCACTTCGCGACCAGCAACGAGTTCGGCGACTGGAACACGGTCCATCACACCTTCTCGTTCGCCAACGCGGTCGAGCGGCTCGCGGGCCGCACCGACGCCGACGACCTGTATCGCGCGTGCTGGCAGGGGGCCATGTCGGTCTACCTGGACCGCTTCCTCAACCAGCCGAAGGCGCCGCTCCCCGAGGTCGGCGCCGGCGAGGGCGACGACCCCGCGGAGTTGCGCGAGCGGCTGCTGGAGACCTTCGACGAGCAGGGTCGCGTCGACGAGGCCGGGCGGATCGTCTCCCGCCACTTCGACGCCGGCGGCGATCCCGACCGGCTGAAGCGGACGATGGCCGAGGGGCTCCTGCGGGAGGACGCCGGCTTCCACACCCTCCAGAACGTCGAGGGCGGGTTCGCGCAGTTCGAGAGCGCCGAGAGCGACCGCGAGCGGCGGCTGGCGCTGATCGCCCCCGCGAGGTACATGGCCGCGCACTTCCCGACCCGACGGGAGGCCGAGCAGACGTTCACCATCGCCGAGCGGCTGTATCGGGGCGAGAACATCCACGAGGCGGCGGACGACTGACGACGGCGATCGACCCGCGCCCCGCCGGTCGGTTCCGGCCTTGAGATCGCCTGCAGTAGCCTGATTTCGGCCACGGGCCCAGGTGTGTGTGTGAGTTTACACGCCCGCAGGTCCGCGCGCGGACGGCCGGCCGACGACAGGGCAGCGAGTCCGCGGCGAGCACGCGGATGAGCTTCCTCACGGTACTCCCGCTCGCGGTCGTGATGGTCGCCGGACCGCAGTTCCTCAGCGCCGTCTTCCTGGCGACGAGTCGCGACTGGCGGCGCAACTCCGCGCTGTTCGTCTCCGGGGCGGCGGTCTCCATCTCGGCGGTGGTCGCGCTGACCTACCTCCTCGGCGGCGTGTCAGCGGTCGGGGGCGAGGGGTCGAACGGCCCGCTCTCGACGGTGGTGGTCGTGCTGATCGTCGCGGCGATGATATCCACGTTCCTCGGGCGCGCGGAGTCCGAGCCGCCGAAGTGGATGGGGAAACTGGAGCGGGCCTCCCCGCGCTTTTCCTTCCGGCTCGGCTTTCTCCTGCTCGGCGTGTTCCCGACCGACATCGTCACGTCGGTCGCCGTCGGGTCCTATCTCGCCGCGAACGACCTCCCGCTGGTCGACGCCGCCCCGTTCGTCGCGCTTACGCTGCTGTTGCTCGCGCTTCCCTCCCTCGCGGTGGCGCTGCTCGGCGCTCGCGCCGAGACGTTGCTCCCCCGCGTCCGCGACTGGATGCACGACAGCGCCTGGGTCGTCAACGAGGTCGTCCTCGCGTTCTTCCTCGTGTTGGTGCTCACCTGACCGTCGATAGCTGCGCTGTTCCCGCCTCCTCGCGAGGAGCGGTCGTCCACGAGCGCCGAGTACCTGAGTCGCGGCGGGGCGGTCCATCGGGGAGCGGACGACCGGGTCTCAACCGCGCCGCGTGGCCGCGAAGAGACCGGCCAGGAGCGCGACCGAGGCGGCCGCGACGCCGAATCCGGGACCGTCGCCGGACGTGGCCGCCGTCGCGGTGCGGCCGGCGGTCGCCGTTCCGGTGGTGTCCGCGGTGGTCGGCGTCGCAGTCGACGTGCCAGCCTTCGTGCCCGCCCCCGTCCGCGTGGCCGTCTTCGGAGTCGTCGGCGGCTCGGGCGGCGCGGTCGCCGCCGGGGTTGCCGTCT encodes the following:
- a CDS encoding DUF5789 family protein, translated to MPDDRAGRDKQARDEANRQRTRAMLEELERGDETEPPVDERELADLETELDAVTFPATGLELVEAVGYHTVESEGETHDLAELLPRSEREAYDSPEAVRARVQRPTVAAAMRRIVEAADELRGVEFGSSQYEGYERTFRELRAIDAVDDDEGIPVVADWIVERIREKERLPGSRDVRRRAAKFCRSNGYEVRNDEWLGV
- a CDS encoding cupin domain-containing protein, which gives rise to MERVAFDEPTDGPTAGVDRRGLSDPLATDGVAINRYRIPPGEGFPSGLHTHADQEEVFVVLDGTATFETLPGRDPDDPGGSNTARSGRVVTVPAGEAVRFAPGEYQSGDNRGDDDLVALAIGAPRETTDVRVPVRCPDCGEADFALDAAGDALSFRCPACGAERVPAPCPDCGRDALTLALDDGGAVVAACDGCGAAFDSPPFRD
- a CDS encoding Rieske (2Fe-2S) protein is translated as MATESTDGPDGYEAAADLDALREDGRAVTTVGGHSIALFHHEGEVYGVDNRCPHMGFPLSKGTVEDGLLTCHWHHARFELSCGDTFDIWADDVQTFPTAVREGTVYVDPDPETDVAPEVHWRNRLVDGMAENLSLVLAKSAIHLDGLGEGFATPLETAVDFGTKYRADGWGRGLTTLGAMANLYDEVDHDEKQRAMFVGVREVASNCAGEPPRFDQYALDNEDLSKDRLKSWFRETCEVRDADGAERCLRAATATLPPEDLAEILVAAATDHLYMNSSHTVDFINKAFETLDHVGWEKAPDVLAATVDTITDGSRAEETSSWRQPVDVAELCFDADGDIAELSAAGAGESWERPDDFVDRLLGDDPHAIDEALRDAVRNGATTEQLAHAVAVAALRRVAHFATSNEFGDWNTVHHTFSFANAVERLAGRTDADDLYRACWQGAMSVYLDRFLNQPKAPLPEVGAGEGDDPAELRERLLETFDEQGRVDEAGRIVSRHFDAGGDPDRLKRTMAEGLLREDAGFHTLQNVEGGFAQFESAESDRERRLALIAPARYMAAHFPTRREAEQTFTIAERLYRGENIHEAADD
- a CDS encoding DUF998 domain-containing protein, which encodes MADYDPLRPLVPPAVGLAAVLVAFGGVVYAMAAAPWFSPLYYALSDLGARGVPTAPIFNGALLVGGALGAGFVVAVLADTDHPIRKAGGIFALLAMLFMAFVGVFPLPHPLHGLVAVPFFLFLTLAVFLWGGGDYAAGRELRGLVLVLLGVLHVVSWTWWFLFPWFPPGIAIPELFGAAAFAVWGGWLAVEEFERVRVDRERL
- the dnaJ gene encoding molecular chaperone DnaJ, with the translated sequence MSEDFYEVLGVSRDASEEEIQQAYREKAREYHPDVSDEDDAEEKFKKVKKAKEVLTDEEQRQMYDQLGHDRYVEADKHGATDNGGAGAGGMGGMGGMGGMGGGGGQGPFGDMSDIFETFFGGGGGRGDSNRPRQGRDLRTTLEIDLEDAYHGVEKELNVTRPDTCPDCNGKGHPPGTDSRQCPECNGRGQTTTTQQTPMGRVQQRQTCRHCEGEGTVYEETCSTCRGDGVVREDASLSVEVPAGIEDGQTLRMEREGAPGERGGPKGDLLIEVSVRDHPDFERDGADLHRQEPISFPQAVFGDTIEISTLDGAVELDVPAGTQSGETFRLSGKGMPRLRRRGDGDLYVQVQVVTPDDLNSEQREALEAFAEAGGEEVDVGQGFFEKIKDSF
- a CDS encoding GAP family protein encodes the protein MSFLTVLPLAVVMVAGPQFLSAVFLATSRDWRRNSALFVSGAAVSISAVVALTYLLGGVSAVGGEGSNGPLSTVVVVLIVAAMISTFLGRAESEPPKWMGKLERASPRFSFRLGFLLLGVFPTDIVTSVAVGSYLAANDLPLVDAAPFVALTLLLLALPSLAVALLGARAETLLPRVRDWMHDSAWVVNEVVLAFFLVLVLT
- a CDS encoding NUDIX domain-containing protein, which gives rise to MDEYAHVVNVDGVVARARGDGNGSEDGDEPADGTGALDDRTTEYLFVERSEAEDHAAGLLGLPGGKLEPEPGVDHAIESTVRREIAEEVGVTVGEVAYVCSGTFETDTGHQCLNVVTRCEYDGGEARVRDPEEVAAVHWLTLDELRAREDVPAFTETYVERAAAVRGSD